GGGGAAGGAGATCCTTACGAATATTTCAGACACGGTTCAAATTAGTAGTGCTGACATGACACTTCCCATCCTTTTTGGTACACTTTGTCTTCCTATTTCcataaaatttttaaaacgCCGACTTTCAGTAAAGATTTTGcatgaagagaatgaaatgAACTTTTACGCAGGTGCATTGGATACTACCCAAATGCTAACACtagattctggaaatgcATTCATAGGATTATTGAGTGATCTGAAAGGGGCATCTATAAGAATAGTAGAGTGGTATTTTTACGGAGCACTGGCAAAGTATGACATGCTTCCATATTATGAAACTACATCCTTCATAAACACCAGTGCAGATCTATCAAGATTTCACGATTTTTCAAGGGTTGGACTCAATGAATGGATGTATATAGGGTTTTCTTACAAATATAAGTGGCCATTTTCTGTGTTTATTACCTTAAATCGCTACAACAGTCTGTTCCAGTACCTTTTATTAATTAGACGTTGTGTTTATGGACTTGAGGATTTATGCCTCATAAACACTAGTATGCGACTATTAGCATCGGATAAAGATCCAGAACGGATGGATTCTTTGAGGCTTTTGCGCAAGTTATGCTTGATGAGGGCAAGATTtcatatccatataaaaaaaataatgataaatttacaCCAAGATATCATAGATGTTTCTCACAGGAAGCTTCATTTCTATATTGAGAGTAACAGCGACtttcaaaaaataaagaaaGCTCATGAGGATCACCTGGATCACATTGCACGGTTCGTTTTGAAgcttttgatattttccTGCAGCAACTGttttataaaatctgaACAAGCTGTGAAATCCCTATTACAGTGCATAGATATTTGCTTCAAGTTCACAGCGTTATACCAAGACATCACTGCGGATTTGGAATCACTGAGTACCAAGCGCATTGGAACAACTTCTCAACTACTGGACACATGCGGGTAGGTACTTATGTAAGATAAATCTTCTGCAggaaatattttgatggtGGCATAAACATGTATGAAAACACCAAATTAATCATGCACAATACGCCTTCTTTTAAGCAGTAAGACCATTGGTCCTGTTAATACGAGTCTTGCTATACAGCATCCAATATGTATTCCCTTGGCAGACCCAAATTTATGAGCCAACATATTAAGACCAATATTGCTAAATAGGATCACGCCAATCGATGTTACTAAACATCCCTTGATACTTCCAGAGTAGGAGAGAGGTACTTCCTTATCCAGATATATATAGTACTGCGTAAGGAATAAACTGTATCCTAGTGACATTATAATACTTGAAATTACACTAGCCGCGAATGTGTTGAAAATCATGACAATGTGCATGATAGAACACATGACATTTAAAAACACAATAACTGGAACAGAGCCAAAGTTATCCAAGAACcaaatggaaataatggagaataGAAACGATAATGGGACACACACTTCGTTTATTCTCATTGCCGTTTCCATATGGGCATAGGTAATTGGGAATGATTCCCCGGCAAAGGTTAGAGAAACAATGCTAACCATTGCCGCCAATGAAAGTGTCATAACATCAGTCCTAGAAACAATTTTTAGGAAGTCTGCCAAACTCCATTCTGGTTTCTCATCCGCAGAAGTACTGGCAACCTCCTCTCTGGCTTCTCTATATTGTGATAGACTAGAAATTTCCACCTCTTCTTTTGAACCCTTTGGAGTCTCAACGTCCTTCGGTTCAGGAGCTAGTTTTACTCCATTTTTTTCAATATCTCTAGTCAAGTCATCTGGAAATACTAGAAACGATAGGAGCATAAACGGTAGATGGGTTATCGCAAGTTTTGTGTATATGATAGCATGAGATGAAGCATCGGGG
This region of Theileria equi strain WA chromosome 1, complete sequence genomic DNA includes:
- a CDS encoding hypothetical protein (encoded by transcript BEWA_024820A), producing the protein MKLNLVVRIVFYCALSVLISPYYDGWSSTSRYLIREGVYESECTSAELALAIKKDKVKCKAQAYRVGRLLSFYRISEFLSSVFIGMCMDNVGPRITIIISIFLRMLSWFLIPIYHANTPVIMLCCILCGITTNGLAFPVYTLSQYTTKYYNLCMIAVSIALSLGTFYTVVLNYIYDWFPDASSHAIIYTKLAITHLPFMLLSFLVFPDDLTRDIEKNGVKLAPEPKDVETPKGSKEEVEISSLSQYREAREEVASTSADEKPEWSLADFLKIVSRTDVMTLSLAAMVSIVSLTFAGESFPITYAHMETAMRINEVCVPLSFLFSIISIWFLDNFGSVPVIVFLNVMCSIMHIVMIFNTFAASVISSIIMSLGYSLFLTQYYIYLDKEVPLSYSGSIKGCLVTSIGVILFSNIGLNMLAHKFGSAKGIHIGCCIARLVLTGPMVLLLKRRRIVHD